One Deinococcus grandis DNA window includes the following coding sequences:
- the pheS gene encoding phenylalanine--tRNA ligase subunit alpha, translated as MQHEAIPEIQAATTLEALQAVKTKYVGKSGLVTRELGTLGKLPPEERKTRGAEINAVRQAIQDALDTRETTLKREALDAQLASEAIDVTLPGLPLPAGGLHPINRVYDDLTGIYERLGYTVVEGPEVEDEHHNFEALNVPWYHPARDLQDTFWLEDGRLLRTHTSPMQIRYMVDHEPDLKIVVRGKVYRYEATDATHESMFHQLEGLVVGDHINMADLKGTIAEMARGLYGPRAKVRFQPSYYPFVEPGADFAVYWDNPRGESKWLELGGCGMVHPNVFKAVDDLREAQGKERVYEGKTGFAFGLGPERIAMLKYKIPDIRYFYANDPRVIGQFRGELE; from the coding sequence ATGCAGCACGAAGCCATTCCCGAAATCCAGGCGGCCACCACCCTCGAAGCCCTGCAAGCCGTCAAGACCAAATACGTCGGCAAGAGCGGCCTCGTCACCCGCGAACTCGGCACCCTCGGCAAACTCCCCCCCGAGGAACGCAAGACCCGCGGCGCCGAAATCAACGCCGTCCGGCAGGCCATCCAGGACGCCCTCGACACCCGCGAAACCACCCTGAAACGCGAAGCGCTCGACGCCCAGCTGGCCAGCGAAGCCATCGACGTCACCCTCCCCGGCCTCCCCCTCCCAGCAGGCGGCCTGCACCCCATCAACCGCGTCTACGACGACCTCACCGGCATCTACGAACGCCTCGGGTACACCGTCGTCGAAGGCCCCGAAGTCGAGGACGAACACCACAACTTCGAAGCCCTGAACGTCCCCTGGTACCACCCCGCCCGCGACCTCCAGGACACCTTCTGGCTCGAGGACGGCCGCCTGCTGCGCACCCACACCAGCCCCATGCAGATCCGCTACATGGTCGACCACGAACCCGACCTCAAGATCGTCGTGCGCGGCAAGGTCTACCGCTACGAAGCCACCGACGCCACCCACGAAAGCATGTTCCACCAGCTCGAAGGCCTCGTCGTCGGCGACCACATCAACATGGCCGACCTGAAAGGCACCATCGCCGAGATGGCCCGCGGCCTCTACGGCCCCCGCGCCAAGGTCCGCTTCCAGCCCAGCTACTACCCCTTCGTCGAACCCGGCGCGGACTTCGCCGTGTACTGGGACAACCCCCGCGGCGAGAGCAAATGGCTCGAACTCGGCGGATGCGGCATGGTCCACCCCAACGTCTTCAAAGCCGTCGACGACCTCCGCGAAGCCCAGGGCAAGGAGCGCGTGTACGAAGGCAAGACCGGCTTCGCATTCGGCCTCGGCCCGGAACGCATCGCCATGCTCAAGTACAAGATCCCCGACATCCGCTACTTCTACGCCAACGACCCCCGCGTCATCGGACAGTTCCGGGGAGAACTGGAGTGA
- a CDS encoding lamin tail domain-containing protein, with translation MFNSTVRRGFVLLASVSLALSSCGRTPASAAPNLSALAAAGEPVINELYYDSPGTDAGTFIELKGPAGASLSGYTLAAFDTAGTQYRTITLSGTIPASGYFVVAQDTTVASRNLVNAGADLNNGAGSLRLLKSTTIIDAVAYGSPTSNKGEGSSAPTTGAGSALARVPDGSDTNANSVDFKVQAATPGSANGGGTGGGGGTTGKKVLFDLTKAEDAGNADWRIDGAYSDYANALRGLGYTVSSITGTSITSTSLSGASVLVIPEPQNPFSDAERAAIQTFVQNGGGVFMITDHRVSDRNNSGWDSPEVFDGWDGSTPASVSTSLQASLNSDVIFGLNASFNSSFSDPVLTATPVTTHPILNGVSSAGVYVGTSVDVLAGTALMGTGGKTYLAVNSVGSGRVAMWGDSSTFGDNTYSDGSTGTYNNWPNLSNATMGKNIVRWLAKDL, from the coding sequence ATGTTCAATTCAACTGTCCGGCGCGGCTTCGTGCTGCTGGCCTCCGTTTCCCTTGCGTTGTCTTCCTGTGGTCGCACTCCCGCCTCGGCGGCGCCGAACCTGTCTGCCCTGGCGGCGGCGGGCGAGCCGGTCATCAACGAGCTGTACTACGACTCGCCGGGCACGGACGCCGGGACGTTCATCGAACTGAAGGGCCCGGCGGGCGCGAGCCTGAGCGGGTACACGCTGGCGGCGTTCGATACGGCGGGCACGCAGTACCGCACGATCACCCTGTCCGGGACGATCCCGGCGAGCGGGTACTTCGTGGTGGCGCAGGACACGACGGTCGCGAGCCGGAATCTGGTGAATGCGGGCGCGGACCTGAACAACGGGGCGGGGAGCCTGCGCCTGCTGAAGAGCACCACGATCATCGACGCGGTGGCGTACGGCTCGCCCACCAGCAACAAGGGCGAGGGCAGCTCGGCGCCCACGACCGGGGCGGGCAGCGCCCTGGCGCGCGTGCCGGACGGGTCGGACACGAACGCGAACAGCGTTGATTTCAAGGTCCAGGCCGCCACGCCGGGCTCGGCGAACGGGGGCGGGACCGGCGGCGGGGGCGGCACGACCGGGAAGAAGGTCCTGTTCGACCTGACGAAGGCCGAGGACGCCGGGAACGCCGACTGGCGCATCGACGGGGCGTACAGCGATTACGCGAACGCTCTGCGCGGCCTGGGGTACACGGTGAGCAGCATCACGGGGACGAGCATCACCTCGACCAGCCTGTCGGGCGCGTCGGTGCTGGTCATTCCCGAGCCGCAGAACCCGTTCAGCGACGCGGAGCGCGCCGCGATCCAGACCTTCGTGCAGAACGGCGGTGGGGTGTTCATGATCACCGATCACCGCGTCAGCGACCGCAACAACAGCGGCTGGGACAGCCCGGAAGTGTTCGACGGCTGGGACGGCAGCACGCCCGCCAGCGTCAGTACGAGCCTGCAGGCGAGCCTGAACAGTGACGTGATCTTCGGGCTGAACGCGTCGTTCAACTCCAGCTTCAGCGACCCGGTCCTCACGGCGACCCCCGTCACCACGCACCCGATCCTCAACGGCGTGAGCAGCGCCGGGGTGTACGTGGGCACCAGCGTGGACGTCCTGGCGGGCACGGCGCTGATGGGCACGGGCGGCAAGACGTACCTCGCGGTGAACAGCGTCGGGTCGGGCCGCGTGGCGATGTGGGGCGACAGCAGCACCTTCGGGGACAACACGTACTCGGACGGCAGCACCGGCACGTACAACAACTGGCCGAACCTCAGCAACGCCACGATGGGTAAGAACATCGTGCGCTGGCTGGCGAAGGACCTCTGA
- a CDS encoding potassium/proton antiporter yields the protein MGEVHAELFLLIVGVLLLGSLLMSRIGGRLGIPGLLLFLGVGMLAGSDGLGIQFHDYRLAQAIGTVALCFILFQGGLDTNWAHTRPVVRRGLSLATVGVLGTAGIMAAFVHYAFGFPWLTAWLLGAVVSSTDASAVFSVLKERQLGLKGDVAPLLEFESGGNDPMAVFLTVGLLELIANPGLGVLSIVPLFVKQMLLGAVFGVVLGRAALWVLNRLQLQFEGLYSVLSLALALTIFAGTAVAGGSGFLAIYIAGVILGNADFIHKRSLIGFHDGLSWLMQVAMFLTLGLLVNPHDLLPTAGLAIACALVLVFLARPVSVYLALARAKMPLNEKSMVAWVGLRGAVPIVLATFPLLAGVPQAQTLFNIVFFIVLVSVLLQGTTLTLVARFLHVREALPVNAASPITYTPTGHDRNNMVEVEVVPGSAADGQRIVDLKLPPEALVILVNRAGEYLIPRGATDLRGGDQVLVLAGPEELREVRRTLGRPGPA from the coding sequence ATGGGTGAAGTACACGCCGAACTGTTCCTGCTGATTGTCGGGGTGCTGCTGCTGGGCAGCCTGCTCATGAGCCGCATCGGGGGGCGCCTGGGCATCCCGGGCCTGCTCCTGTTCCTGGGGGTGGGCATGCTGGCCGGGTCCGACGGGCTGGGCATCCAGTTTCACGATTACCGGCTGGCGCAGGCAATCGGGACGGTGGCGCTGTGCTTCATCCTGTTCCAGGGCGGACTGGACACGAACTGGGCGCACACGCGGCCCGTGGTGCGCCGCGGCCTGAGTCTGGCGACGGTGGGGGTACTGGGCACCGCCGGGATCATGGCGGCGTTCGTGCACTACGCGTTCGGCTTTCCCTGGCTGACGGCGTGGCTGCTGGGCGCGGTGGTCAGCAGCACGGACGCCAGCGCGGTGTTCAGCGTCCTCAAGGAGCGGCAGCTGGGCCTGAAGGGGGACGTGGCGCCGCTGCTGGAGTTCGAGTCCGGCGGGAACGACCCGATGGCGGTCTTCCTGACGGTGGGCCTGCTGGAACTGATCGCGAATCCGGGGCTGGGCGTGCTGAGCATCGTGCCGCTGTTCGTCAAGCAGATGCTGCTGGGCGCCGTGTTCGGGGTGGTGCTGGGCCGCGCGGCGCTGTGGGTCCTGAACCGCCTGCAGCTGCAGTTCGAGGGCCTGTACTCGGTGCTGTCGCTGGCGCTGGCCCTGACGATCTTCGCGGGCACGGCGGTCGCGGGCGGCAGCGGCTTCCTGGCGATCTACATCGCGGGCGTGATCCTGGGCAACGCGGACTTCATCCACAAGCGGTCCCTGATCGGCTTCCACGATGGGCTGTCGTGGCTGATGCAGGTGGCGATGTTCCTCACGCTGGGTCTGCTCGTGAACCCGCACGACCTCCTGCCCACGGCGGGCCTGGCGATCGCGTGCGCGCTCGTGCTGGTGTTCCTGGCGCGGCCGGTCAGCGTGTACCTGGCGCTGGCCCGCGCGAAGATGCCGCTGAACGAGAAGAGCATGGTGGCGTGGGTGGGCCTGCGCGGCGCGGTGCCGATCGTCCTGGCGACCTTCCCGCTGCTGGCGGGCGTGCCGCAGGCGCAGACGCTGTTCAACATCGTGTTCTTCATCGTGCTGGTCAGCGTGCTGCTGCAGGGCACCACCCTGACGCTCGTGGCGCGCTTCCTGCACGTGCGCGAAGCGCTGCCGGTGAACGCGGCGTCCCCGATCACGTACACGCCGACCGGGCATGACCGCAACAACATGGTCGAGGTGGAGGTCGTGCCCGGCAGCGCCGCCGACGGGCAGCGGATCGTGGACCTGAAGTTGCCGCCCGAGGCGCTGGTGATTCTTGTGAACCGCGCCGGGGAGTACCTCATTCCGCGCGGCGCGACCGACCTGCGCGGCGGGGATCAGGTGCTCGTGCTGGCCGGACCGGAGGAACTGCGCGAGGTGCGCCGCACCCTGGGCCGCCCCGGCCCCGCCTGA
- a CDS encoding ABC transporter ATP-binding protein, which produces MDRVAPAPAIALEARGLVKDFRGFRATNDVNLQVHDGEIHAIIGPNGAGKTTLFNLLSGFLKPTAGEVRLFGERVDTLRPFEIVRRGLSRSFQISSVFPTLSVRENVLVALQSPTPLPHRFWVPLSRLESLGERADAILADVGLGGMPGRLAADLSHGEKRQLEIGISMTQDPRVLLLDEPTSGMGSEGIARVIALVRQVARGRTVVLVEHNMSVVAELADRITVLQYGSVLASGRYEDVRRDPRVIEAYLGDDGGHA; this is translated from the coding sequence ATGGACAGGGTGGCCCCCGCGCCAGCCATTGCGCTGGAAGCGCGGGGGCTGGTCAAGGACTTCCGGGGGTTCCGCGCCACGAACGACGTGAACCTGCAGGTTCATGACGGTGAGATTCACGCGATCATCGGCCCGAACGGGGCCGGGAAGACCACGCTGTTCAACCTGCTGTCCGGCTTCCTGAAACCCACGGCGGGCGAGGTGCGTCTGTTCGGCGAGCGGGTGGACACCCTGCGGCCCTTCGAGATCGTGCGGCGGGGTCTGTCCCGGTCGTTTCAGATCAGTTCGGTGTTCCCGACCCTGAGCGTGCGGGAGAACGTGCTGGTGGCCCTCCAGTCACCCACGCCGCTCCCGCACCGGTTCTGGGTGCCGCTGTCACGCCTGGAGTCGCTGGGCGAGCGGGCGGACGCGATCCTCGCGGACGTGGGCCTGGGCGGCATGCCAGGGCGGCTGGCGGCGGACCTGAGTCACGGGGAGAAACGGCAGCTGGAGATCGGGATCTCCATGACGCAGGACCCGCGCGTGCTGCTGCTGGACGAACCCACGTCCGGCATGGGCTCAGAAGGCATCGCGCGGGTGATCGCCCTGGTGCGTCAGGTGGCGCGCGGGCGCACCGTGGTGCTGGTGGAACACAACATGAGCGTCGTGGCGGAACTCGCCGACCGCATCACGGTCCTCCAGTACGGCTCGGTCCTCGCCAGCGGCCGGTACGAGGACGTGCGGCGCGACCCGCGCGTCATCGAGGCGTACCTCGGCGACGACGGGGGACACGCGTGA
- a CDS encoding ABC transporter ATP-binding protein — MTPLLSVQDLNAFYGQSHVLRGVNLHVNPGEVVSLIGRNGAGKTTTLKSVMGVLRSRTGQITFGGQDISRLPSNRVAAQGLAWVPEERAILSTLTVRENLELPPSRPGGWSTERIYDAFPVLRERGHHPGSKLSGGEQQMLAMVRVLRAGPKLLLLDEPSEGLAPVIVQRIGEIIDTLRQSGMAVLLVEQNLKFASRLADRHYVFVDGQIVDEVPREQVDARREDLLRYLSV; from the coding sequence ATGACCCCGCTCCTCTCGGTGCAGGACCTGAACGCCTTCTACGGGCAGAGTCACGTGCTGCGCGGCGTGAACCTGCACGTGAACCCGGGCGAGGTCGTCAGCCTGATCGGCCGCAACGGCGCCGGGAAGACCACCACCCTGAAAAGCGTGATGGGCGTGCTGCGCAGCCGTACGGGGCAGATCACGTTCGGCGGGCAGGACATCAGCCGCCTGCCCAGCAACCGCGTGGCGGCGCAGGGCCTGGCGTGGGTGCCGGAGGAACGCGCGATCCTCAGCACCCTGACCGTCCGGGAGAACCTCGAACTGCCGCCCAGCCGCCCCGGAGGCTGGAGTACCGAGCGCATCTACGACGCGTTCCCCGTGCTGCGCGAGCGGGGGCATCATCCGGGCAGCAAGCTCTCGGGCGGGGAGCAGCAGATGCTGGCGATGGTGCGCGTGCTGCGCGCCGGGCCGAAGCTGCTGCTGCTGGACGAGCCCAGCGAGGGCCTGGCGCCCGTGATCGTGCAGCGCATCGGCGAGATCATCGACACGCTGCGCCAGAGCGGCATGGCGGTGCTGCTGGTCGAGCAGAACCTGAAGTTCGCGTCGCGCCTCGCGGACCGGCACTACGTGTTCGTGGACGGGCAGATCGTGGACGAGGTGCCGCGCGAACAGGTGGACGCCCGCCGGGAGGACTTGCTGCGGTACCTCAGCGTGTAA